ATATCGAGTGCTTGGTAACTATTCTGAAATCTTTTCTTAATTTTTCTCCAAAATTTGCATTTTGCCTGAGATGTGGCATTGTCAATCTGGGAAAAATTCAGGCACTGGCTGCATATCGACATTTTTTGCGATATTTTGTTTAACTGTTTTTCAAAACAAAAATTTCACCCGGATTCCTGGGGCGGGTACCAAGGAGGAACATCAATGCAGAAACTATCCGGCAAGAACGCCCTGATCACGGGGGGCAACAGCGGTATCGGACTGGCTACTGCCAGACTCTTTAGGGAACACGGGGCGAGTCTCATTATCACTGGACGCGATCAGGCAAGTCTGGCAGAGGCGCGGACGGCTCTGGGCGAGGATGTCCTCGCTGTGCAGAGCGACGCCGGCAATCTTGCTGATATCGAACAGTTGATGAATGTTGCAAAGGAGCGGTGCGGACAACTGGATGTTCTGTTTGTCAATGCCGGCATGGCCCTGGCAGCGCCGTTTGAGTTGGTGGCAGAAAACATCTTTGACGAGATGGTGGCAGTCAACATCAAGGGGATCTTTTTTACCATTCAGAAGGCTTTGCCACTGCTGGCGAATGGCTCCTCGGTAATTATCACAACTTCAATCACCAACCAGATGGGATCTCCCAACTTCAGCGTGTACGGCGCCTGCAAGGCAGCGCAGCGCTCCTTGGTAAAATCGCTGGGCTTGGAGTTGATCGGCAGGGGGATTCGAGTCAATGCCATCAGCCCCGGCCCGATCGCCACACCGATGTATGGTAGGGTAGGTCTGCCGAACGAGGTCGAACAAATGGTCAAGGCCGAAATCCAGGGCAAATCGCCGCTAAAGCGTTTCGGCGAATCGGAAGAAGTCGCCAAGGTTGCATTGTTTCTCGCTTCCGATGATTCCTCGTATATCGTTGGTGACGAGATCGTGGTGGATGGCGGCATGAGCCTTCTTTAGCAGAGCAGAATATCTCTTTTATAGGTGAGAGTATGAGTGACGAGAAACCTGCCGAACAGATTCGAACCCGTATCTGGCTGGAAGAACCGGAGCCGGACAACCCCTTTGCGACCAGGGCTGCTTACTGCCATGGCTATGATGTTTACGGCGCTATGCTTGGCCAGGCTCGCTGGGTGGAGATGCTCTATTTGCTCTTTCGCGGCGATGCCCCAACACCTGCTCAGTCTGAACTGCTTGAAGCTGTTGCTGTGGCTCTGGCCAACCCAGGCCCGCGCGACCCATCGGTGCATGCCGCCATGTGCGGCGGTGTCGGCGGGTCAACGGCTGCCGCTTCCTTGATTGCTGCCCTGGCTGTTGGCGCGGGACAACTCTCCGGAGGCCGCGAACTGTTGCTGTCCATGGAGGCGTGGCACAGTTGCGGCATGGACCTTGATGCCTGGCAGCGCCGGATGACTGCCCCTGGCGACGACACGGCCTCAATCTGGCCGACACCGGAACACCCGCCCGGATTCGACCCGCACGGCGTCACCACGACCACCATCGTGAAGCAAACCATTGCCTGTCTTGCCGCTATGAGCACCGGGCCCCGGCTTCCCTGGCTTGAGGAAAACCTGTCAAGCCTTGAGGCTGCTGCAGGCTGCCCCTTGGCCATGAGCGGTGTGGCGGCAGCAGCATTCTCTGACCTTGGATTTTCCCCGGAGCAGGGGGAGATGCTCTTCCTGTTGTTGCGCCTGCCCGGAGCCGCAGCCCATGCCCTGGAACAGTGGAAGTATGGCCACAAGAAATTTCCGTTTTTCAAGATAGAGCTTGAAAGCGACTCCGAGGAGGTCAAATGAACGGGCCCGAACTTTTGCAGCAGCATGCCGATTGCCTGAAGAGCCGTATGGGGGGCTGCTTCCCCGGTGAACGAGCGGTGTTCCGCGGCCATGACCTACATGTGGAACTGAAAGATATGGATTGGGTCGAGCTCTATGTCTTCGGCATCACCGGTCGCCGCTTTACCAGGGAGCAACTGCGGCTGATGCATGCGATCTGGGTCTATACAAGTTATCCGGATGCCCGCATCTGGAACAACCGGGTGGCTGCCTTGGCAGGCAGCGCGCGCAGCACCGGAACCTTGGGGGTAGCTGCGGCACTTGCAGTTTCCGAGGCCTCAATTTACGGACGTGGCATAGATATCAAGGCAGTTGAATTTATTATTACTACTCGCAAGGAGTTGGACAACGGAGCCGAGCTTGCCGACTGCGTGCAGAAGGAGTTGAAAAAACACCGAGGCATCGCCGGCTTTGGGCGACCCCTTGCATCCGGTGATGAGCGCATCGCCCCAATTATGGCTCTGGCTCGCTCGCTCGGACTTGACCAGGGACCACATTTGCGGCTGGCCTTTACGGTTAACGAATTCTTGCTCTCCGGCCGTTGGCGGCTCGGCATGAATTTCGGCGCCATTGCCGCCGCCTTAGGCGCTGATCTGGGTTTGTCGACTCGCGAATATTATCTGTTTGTCTTCCCGGCATTCCTGGCCGGCATGCCGCCATGCTTCATTGAGAGCGCTCAACAACCCGAGGGGACTCTTTTCCCATTATCATGCGGCCATATCCTCTACGAAGGGGCGCAAAAACGAGCGTGGAATCCCTCGCAGTCTAAACCGTAACAGGCTAAAACTTGTAACTTGCTGATACTAAAAATGAAATCCCTTCGCGAGGGAAATCGCCCGGAACTTTTGGCCCGGTCCCGGCAAGGTTCAGTGCGCCACCGGAGGTGTCCGGGTCCTTGTAACGCTGATCAAATAGATTGCGAACCGCTGCCTGGATTTCCAGAGTTTCAAAAAAATTCTTCAGCGTCACTGCCAGATCTACAGTGGTATAGGACGCCATCTCCGGCCGGTTGTCCCCCTGTGGTCGGGGGCGCGGTCCAGTCCAGAGCAGGTTGGTGTGCAGGTTAAGGTATTTTGTCAGGGCATAATTCACTATGCCTGAGGCACGGTGTGCCGGCACATAGGGGAGCCGTTGATCGGTATTGGCGTCGCGCGGGTCCTGCCAGGCATAGGCCAGTTTCCAGTAGATGTCAGCCCCGTAAGCGCCGTTTACACCCATCTCAACCCCCTGGGTCTGCGACTTGCCGATATTGGCATTGATGGCTGGCGTGGTTGTGGTATCCCAGCCGACCTGGTCGTCGATGGTGCTGTAGAAATAGTTCATATCAGCAGCAAAATAGCGGTTTAGGCGCCAGGCCAAGCCGGCCTCGTAAGTCTCGATCCGTTCCGGCTTGAGGTTGGGATTGCCGACCACCACCGGGTTATTGATATTGTATAGTTCCTGGAAGTTTGGGGCGCGGAATGCCTGGCCATAGAGC
This region of Geoanaerobacter pelophilus genomic DNA includes:
- a CDS encoding SDR family oxidoreductase, coding for MQKLSGKNALITGGNSGIGLATARLFREHGASLIITGRDQASLAEARTALGEDVLAVQSDAGNLADIEQLMNVAKERCGQLDVLFVNAGMALAAPFELVAENIFDEMVAVNIKGIFFTIQKALPLLANGSSVIITTSITNQMGSPNFSVYGACKAAQRSLVKSLGLELIGRGIRVNAISPGPIATPMYGRVGLPNEVEQMVKAEIQGKSPLKRFGESEEVAKVALFLASDDSSYIVGDEIVVDGGMSLL
- a CDS encoding citryl-CoA lyase, which translates into the protein MSDEKPAEQIRTRIWLEEPEPDNPFATRAAYCHGYDVYGAMLGQARWVEMLYLLFRGDAPTPAQSELLEAVAVALANPGPRDPSVHAAMCGGVGGSTAAASLIAALAVGAGQLSGGRELLLSMEAWHSCGMDLDAWQRRMTAPGDDTASIWPTPEHPPGFDPHGVTTTTIVKQTIACLAAMSTGPRLPWLEENLSSLEAAAGCPLAMSGVAAAAFSDLGFSPEQGEMLFLLLRLPGAAAHALEQWKYGHKKFPFFKIELESDSEEVK
- a CDS encoding citryl-CoA lyase, with the translated sequence MNGPELLQQHADCLKSRMGGCFPGERAVFRGHDLHVELKDMDWVELYVFGITGRRFTREQLRLMHAIWVYTSYPDARIWNNRVAALAGSARSTGTLGVAAALAVSEASIYGRGIDIKAVEFIITTRKELDNGAELADCVQKELKKHRGIAGFGRPLASGDERIAPIMALARSLGLDQGPHLRLAFTVNEFLLSGRWRLGMNFGAIAAALGADLGLSTREYYLFVFPAFLAGMPPCFIESAQQPEGTLFPLSCGHILYEGAQKRAWNPSQSKP